From Deltaproteobacteria bacterium, the proteins below share one genomic window:
- a CDS encoding DEAD/DEAH box helicase, translating into MAASFAGAPSAHGIAVFLAAVRADEELARALRFASALPAEPPGRVALDALPEPSREVARTRGITALYPHQARALAELRAGRDVVLATPTASGKSLVYALPALEAALADPHSHALFLFPLKALEQDQAKKLAADAEALGLAAERTVAVYDGDTKPGQRTKIRNNPPNVIVTTPDMLHLGLLPHHMSWERFFRGLSLVVVDELHAYRGIFGSHVAQVLRRLDRVAAFHGARPRFVCASATVANPGELAQLVTGRAPVVVHAEGAPRSKRDVLFLNPVGTSPYTAAARLFRIALKCGLRTIAFTKARRVTELMHQWIAAAEPQLAPRISSYRAGFLPEERREIEQRLFTGELAGVISTSALELGIDVGGLDVCILVGYPGSQIATWQRAGRVGRAGDAAIALVAQPDALDQYMVAHPEQLLGGAFEHAVLDPLNADLLAAHLPCAAAEVPLRDAEPWLAEPAVRAAASAAEQAGELLRSESGREWFAARRNPHRLLSLRATGASYAIQLAGSGGLERSAKVDDDFLSERAPARRKVRVQKPKIIGSIGAGSVMSECHPGAIYLHHGRQFKVVSLDLELRKVEVEHVEVAYFTKPLGERETEVLSRTRQRPAGSFLLAEGRVKVTSRIVGYERRRVRGQELLGTEALDLPPSQYETNALWLELPDEISAALAANGRNPMGSLHAVEHASLALLPLFALCDRFDLAGITYKLHPQLGRAAIFLYDAAEGGVGLVRSVYDKLETLLETTLARLRECECEAGCPACVHSPRCSNGNRPIDKAGAQEALAMMLGREILPPAPAPLRLEAVVTEEEAIAEIQQPELRVVSFDLETQRSADEVGGWHNAHLMRLACAVAWDSAEQEFFTYREHQVDALLEKLGQADLVIGFNAHRFDYRVLRGYAARDLSLLPTFDLLDAIHERLGFRLPLGHLGEETLGVPKSADGLQSLQWFKEGRHDEIARYCQQDVAILRDLFAFACRHGHLLFRAKNGERVRLPLKLSAPELVDRERKREARRRMH; encoded by the coding sequence ATGGCCGCGAGCTTCGCGGGTGCGCCGAGCGCGCACGGGATCGCTGTGTTCCTCGCCGCCGTGCGCGCGGACGAGGAGCTCGCGCGCGCGCTGCGCTTCGCCTCGGCGCTGCCCGCCGAGCCGCCGGGGCGCGTCGCACTCGACGCGCTGCCCGAGCCTTCGCGCGAGGTCGCGCGCACGCGCGGGATCACCGCGCTCTACCCGCATCAAGCCCGCGCTCTCGCCGAGCTGCGCGCGGGGCGCGACGTCGTGCTCGCGACCCCGACCGCGAGCGGCAAGTCCCTCGTGTACGCGCTGCCCGCGCTCGAAGCCGCACTGGCGGACCCGCACTCGCACGCGCTGTTCCTGTTTCCGCTGAAGGCGCTCGAGCAGGATCAGGCGAAGAAGCTCGCCGCCGACGCGGAGGCGCTCGGACTCGCGGCGGAGCGCACGGTCGCGGTGTACGACGGCGACACGAAGCCGGGCCAGCGCACGAAGATCCGTAACAACCCGCCGAACGTGATCGTGACGACGCCGGACATGCTGCACCTCGGCCTGCTCCCGCATCACATGAGCTGGGAGCGCTTCTTCCGCGGGCTCTCGCTCGTGGTGGTGGACGAGCTGCACGCCTACCGCGGCATCTTCGGCTCGCACGTGGCGCAGGTGCTGCGCCGGCTCGATCGCGTGGCGGCGTTCCACGGCGCGCGCCCGCGCTTCGTGTGCGCCTCGGCGACCGTCGCGAATCCCGGTGAGCTCGCGCAGCTCGTCACGGGCCGCGCGCCGGTCGTCGTGCACGCCGAGGGCGCGCCGCGCAGCAAGCGCGACGTGCTGTTCCTGAATCCCGTCGGCACGTCCCCGTACACCGCCGCCGCCCGCCTCTTCCGCATCGCGCTGAAGTGCGGCTTACGCACGATCGCGTTCACCAAGGCGCGGCGCGTCACCGAGCTGATGCACCAATGGATCGCCGCGGCTGAGCCACAGCTGGCGCCGCGGATCAGCTCGTACCGCGCGGGCTTTCTCCCCGAGGAACGCCGCGAGATCGAGCAGCGCCTCTTCACGGGCGAGCTCGCGGGAGTGATCTCCACCTCCGCGCTCGAGCTCGGCATCGACGTGGGCGGGCTCGATGTGTGCATTCTCGTGGGGTACCCGGGCAGCCAGATCGCGACGTGGCAGCGCGCGGGTCGCGTCGGCCGCGCGGGCGACGCCGCGATCGCGCTGGTCGCGCAGCCGGACGCGCTCGATCAGTACATGGTCGCGCACCCCGAGCAGCTGTTAGGCGGCGCCTTCGAGCACGCGGTGCTCGATCCGCTGAACGCGGATCTGCTCGCCGCGCATCTGCCCTGCGCCGCTGCCGAGGTTCCGCTGCGCGACGCCGAGCCGTGGCTCGCGGAGCCTGCGGTGCGCGCTGCGGCGAGCGCCGCGGAGCAGGCGGGCGAGTTGTTACGGAGCGAGTCGGGCCGCGAGTGGTTCGCCGCGCGCCGGAATCCGCATCGCCTGCTGAGCCTGCGCGCCACGGGCGCGAGCTACGCGATCCAGCTCGCGGGCAGCGGCGGGCTCGAACGGAGCGCGAAGGTCGACGACGACTTTCTCAGCGAGCGCGCGCCCGCGAGGCGCAAGGTGCGCGTGCAGAAGCCGAAGATCATCGGCTCGATCGGCGCGGGCAGCGTGATGAGCGAGTGCCACCCCGGCGCGATCTATCTGCATCACGGGCGCCAGTTCAAGGTCGTGAGCCTCGACCTCGAGCTGCGCAAGGTCGAGGTGGAGCACGTCGAGGTGGCCTACTTCACGAAGCCGCTCGGAGAGCGCGAGACCGAGGTGCTCTCGCGCACGCGCCAGCGCCCGGCGGGCTCGTTCCTGCTCGCCGAGGGACGCGTGAAGGTCACCTCGCGCATCGTCGGCTACGAGCGCCGCCGCGTGCGGGGGCAGGAGCTGTTAGGGACGGAGGCGCTCGATCTGCCGCCGAGCCAGTACGAGACGAACGCGCTCTGGCTCGAGCTGCCCGACGAAATCTCCGCCGCGCTTGCGGCGAACGGGCGCAACCCGATGGGCTCGCTGCACGCCGTCGAGCACGCCTCGCTCGCGCTCTTGCCGCTGTTCGCGCTGTGCGATCGCTTCGACCTCGCGGGCATCACCTACAAGCTCCACCCGCAGCTCGGCCGCGCCGCGATCTTCCTGTACGACGCGGCGGAAGGCGGCGTCGGTCTCGTACGCAGCGTCTACGACAAGCTCGAGACGCTGCTCGAGACGACGCTCGCGCGCCTGCGCGAGTGCGAGTGCGAAGCCGGCTGCCCCGCGTGCGTGCACAGCCCGCGCTGCAGCAACGGCAACCGCCCGATCGACAAGGCCGGCGCGCAGGAGGCGCTCGCCATGATGCTCGGGCGCGAGATCCTGCCGCCCGCGCCGGCGCCGCTGCGGCTCGAAGCAGTGGTCACGGAGGAGGAGGCGATCGCTGAGATCCAGCAGCCCGAGCTGCGCGTCGTGAGCTTCGACCTCGAAACGCAACGCAGCGCCGATGAAGTGGGCGGCTGGCACAACGCGCACTTGATGCGCCTCGCCTGCGCCGTCGCGTGGGACAGCGCGGAACAGGAGTTCTTCACGTATCGCGAGCACCAGGTGGACGCACTGCTCGAGAAGCTCGGCCAGGCCGATCTCGTGATCGGCTTCAACGCGCACCGCTTCGACTACCGCGTGCTGCGCGGCTACGCGGCGCGCGATCTCTCGCTGCTGCCCACGTTCGATCTCCTCGACGCGATCCACGAGCGCCTCGGCTTCCGCCTACCGCTCGGCCACCTCGGCGAAGAGACGCTCGGCGTCCCCAAGTCCGCCGACGGCCTGCAGTCGCTGCAGTGGTTCAAGGAAGGTCGCCACGACGAGATCGCGCGCTACTGCCAGCAAGACGTCGCGATCCTGCGCGACCTGTTCGCCTTCGCGTGCCGCCACGGCCACCTGCTCTTCCGCGCGAAGAACGGCGAGCGCGTGCGGCTCCCGCTGAAGCTGTCGGCGCCGGAGCTGGTCGACCGCGAGCGCAAACGCGAGGCGCGGCGGCGCATGCACTGA
- a CDS encoding PD40 domain-containing protein — MKARAIVTLACVALASAALARSFRPEDLPADPVALTYRKTDEIEKVEKQLQARAEEKAREEAKQVKRARPAPNSVEAIREAFSDRALENAGVDLQARMAIYTIPDERTVDAEFATKGDKPLGWSADHQRLLFLSERQGTSQLYEWNRQTDATIPLTNETDPVLDGCYGPKGELAFAVGSQLQQGPQGPTGGVQLRVRIPGGEVRSATPGPFDTACAWSPTEPLLVYQARGRSGTDEILAVNPFAPAAPRFIANGRSPVFSPDGKWVVYSSRTNKGWKIFKVRPDGGGKGVLGAGAMQEVEPAISRDGKWLLFTGYYEGKPFETDLMVRPFSGGKERKLDFDDKPHRTTW; from the coding sequence ATGAAGGCGAGGGCAATCGTCACGCTCGCGTGCGTGGCGCTCGCGAGCGCCGCGCTCGCGCGCTCGTTCCGGCCCGAGGACCTGCCCGCGGATCCCGTGGCGCTCACGTATCGCAAGACTGACGAGATCGAGAAGGTCGAGAAGCAGCTGCAGGCGCGCGCCGAGGAGAAGGCGCGCGAAGAGGCGAAGCAGGTGAAGCGCGCGCGGCCGGCGCCTAACTCGGTCGAAGCGATTCGGGAGGCCTTCTCCGATCGCGCGCTGGAGAACGCCGGCGTCGACCTGCAGGCGCGCATGGCGATCTACACGATTCCCGACGAACGCACGGTCGATGCCGAGTTCGCGACGAAGGGCGACAAGCCGCTCGGCTGGTCGGCGGATCATCAGCGGCTGCTGTTCCTCTCCGAGCGCCAGGGCACGTCGCAGCTTTACGAGTGGAATCGCCAGACCGACGCGACGATTCCGCTCACGAACGAGACTGACCCGGTACTGGATGGTTGTTACGGGCCGAAGGGCGAGCTCGCGTTCGCGGTGGGCAGCCAGCTTCAGCAGGGTCCGCAGGGACCCACGGGCGGCGTTCAGCTGCGCGTGCGCATTCCCGGCGGCGAAGTCCGCAGCGCGACGCCCGGGCCGTTCGATACGGCGTGCGCGTGGTCGCCCACGGAGCCGCTGCTCGTCTACCAGGCGCGCGGCAGGTCCGGCACGGACGAGATTCTCGCGGTGAACCCGTTCGCGCCGGCGGCGCCGCGCTTCATCGCGAACGGGCGCTCGCCGGTGTTCTCGCCCGACGGCAAGTGGGTCGTCTACAGCTCGCGCACGAACAAGGGCTGGAAGATCTTCAAGGTTCGCCCCGATGGCGGCGGCAAGGGCGTGCTCGGCGCAGGCGCGATGCAGGAAGTCGAGCCGGCGATCTCGCGCGACGGCAAGTGGCTGCTCTTCACCGGTTACTACGAAGGCAAGCCCTTCGAGACCGACCTGATGGTGCGCCCGTTCTCGGGCGGCAAAGAGCGCAAGCTCGACTTCGACGACAAGCCCCACCGCACCACCTGGTGA
- the ald gene encoding alanine dehydrogenase gives MRIGVPRETKDMEFRVGMTPDGAKILVEDGHEVSIEHNAGVGSGFADAAYQAAGAKIVSTEDAWSKPDLVVKVKEPNPSEVKRLHQGQTLFTYLHLAAAGQLAQSLCDSGVIGIAYETIRNPDGSFPVLAPMSEVAGRLATQIGANLLQKDRGGAGLLLGGVPGVMRGKVTVIGAGIVGINAVRLAHALGAEVDVIDIDLKRLSYLYDIFHGELNTLYSNRSTIERSVRTSDLVVGAVYVHGRRAPTLVTEAMVKSMAPGSVVVDVAVDQGGCIETIRPTTHSNPTYVVHDVIHYGVANMPGAVPRTSTFALTNTTFHYIEALAELGTAEAVRRDPALRQGSNVWEGKVVCQGVAESLAMAYVPVEKVL, from the coding sequence ATGCGAATTGGTGTTCCGCGGGAAACGAAGGACATGGAGTTCCGCGTCGGCATGACGCCGGACGGCGCGAAGATTCTCGTCGAGGACGGGCACGAGGTCTCGATCGAGCACAACGCGGGAGTCGGCAGCGGCTTCGCGGACGCGGCTTATCAGGCCGCCGGCGCGAAGATCGTCTCGACTGAAGACGCGTGGTCGAAGCCCGATCTCGTGGTGAAGGTGAAAGAGCCGAATCCGTCGGAGGTGAAGCGCCTGCATCAGGGGCAGACGCTGTTCACGTACCTCCATCTCGCCGCGGCGGGCCAGCTCGCGCAGTCGCTGTGCGACAGCGGCGTGATCGGCATCGCGTACGAGACGATCCGCAACCCCGATGGCTCGTTCCCAGTGCTCGCGCCGATGAGCGAAGTGGCGGGCCGCCTCGCCACGCAGATCGGCGCGAACCTGCTGCAGAAGGACCGCGGCGGCGCGGGGCTCCTGTTGGGCGGCGTGCCCGGCGTGATGCGCGGCAAGGTCACGGTGATCGGCGCCGGCATCGTCGGCATCAACGCCGTACGCCTCGCCCACGCGCTCGGCGCCGAGGTCGACGTGATCGACATCGACCTGAAACGCCTCTCGTATCTCTACGACATCTTTCACGGCGAGCTCAACACGCTCTACTCGAACCGCTCGACCATCGAGCGCTCCGTGCGCACGAGCGACCTCGTCGTTGGCGCGGTCTACGTGCACGGCCGCCGCGCTCCGACACTCGTGACGGAAGCGATGGTGAAGTCGATGGCGCCCGGCTCGGTCGTCGTCGATGTCGCCGTCGACCAAGGCGGCTGCATCGAGACGATCCGCCCGACCACGCACTCGAACCCGACCTACGTGGTGCACGACGTGATCCACTACGGCGTCGCGAACATGCCCGGCGCCGTGCCGCGCACGAGCACCTTCGCCCTGACCAACACGACGTTCCACTACATCGAGGCGCTCGCCGAGCTCGGCACTGCCGAAGCCGTGCGCCGCGACCCCGCGCTGCGCCAAGGCAGCAACGTGTGGGAGGGCAAGGTGGTGTGCCAAGGCGTCGCGGAGAGCCTCGCCATGGCGTACGTGCCGGTGGAGAAGGTGTTGTAG
- a CDS encoding Rrf2 family transcriptional regulator: MRLSLQAQYAICGMFDLAYGGGRAPVQVRVIGERQRIPARFLEQIFQRLRKAELVHGKRGPGGGYVLARAASEITLRDILEAVEGPLADGIAHGPPPRERRSPHRPNFLWRELSAGVEQVFDARTLEDLCRRAAASGIKRAEADGPDYVI; encoded by the coding sequence ATGCGCCTCTCGCTCCAAGCCCAGTACGCGATCTGCGGGATGTTCGACCTCGCCTACGGCGGCGGGCGCGCGCCGGTGCAGGTGCGCGTGATCGGCGAGCGGCAGCGCATTCCCGCGCGCTTCCTCGAGCAGATCTTCCAGCGCCTGCGCAAAGCCGAGCTGGTGCACGGCAAGCGCGGACCGGGCGGCGGCTACGTGCTCGCGCGGGCGGCGAGCGAGATCACGCTGCGCGACATCCTGGAGGCGGTGGAGGGGCCGCTCGCAGACGGCATCGCGCACGGGCCGCCGCCGCGCGAGCGCCGCAGCCCGCATCGCCCCAATTTCCTGTGGCGCGAGCTCAGCGCCGGCGTCGAGCAGGTCTTCGACGCGCGCACGCTCGAGGATTTGTGCAGGCGGGCGGCAGCGAGTGGCATCAAGCGCGCAGAGGCGGACGGCCCCGACTACGTGATCTGA
- a CDS encoding ASCH domain-containing protein, with the protein MIFTKRLRDGVRSGEITCSVRIWIQPRVKVGGRYAMEEGQIEVDSILPITLADITPELARASGFKGVVDLLKVAKHGRGENIYLVRFHYLPPARARSARR; encoded by the coding sequence GTGATCTTCACGAAGCGGCTACGCGACGGTGTCCGCAGCGGCGAGATCACCTGCAGCGTGCGCATCTGGATCCAGCCGCGCGTGAAAGTCGGCGGGCGCTACGCGATGGAAGAAGGTCAGATCGAGGTCGACTCGATCCTGCCGATCACCCTCGCCGACATCACGCCCGAGCTCGCGCGCGCTTCGGGCTTCAAGGGCGTGGTGGACTTGCTGAAAGTCGCCAAGCACGGCCGCGGCGAGAACATCTACCTCGTGCGCTTCCACTACCTGCCGCCGGCGCGCGCCAGGAGTGCGCGTCGCTGA
- a CDS encoding M67 family metallopeptidase, producing the protein MSARVLHELHEHARETHPEECCGLVLGRERGRLERVVRCRNEMTRLHQQDEAQYPRDGREGFHMNEADVLQAQKFADAEGWAITGVYHSHADAGPYFSTVDQEFASQPGFPFPDAQHIVISVLEGLVKEVAAFASDDSPAGFTGRLLVAEEVQ; encoded by the coding sequence GTGTCCGCGCGAGTGCTCCACGAGCTCCACGAGCACGCGCGCGAGACGCACCCCGAGGAATGCTGCGGCCTCGTGCTCGGGCGTGAGCGCGGGCGGCTCGAGCGCGTGGTGCGCTGTAGGAACGAGATGACGCGGCTACATCAGCAGGACGAGGCGCAGTACCCGCGCGACGGCCGCGAGGGCTTCCACATGAACGAGGCCGACGTGCTGCAGGCGCAGAAGTTCGCGGACGCCGAAGGCTGGGCGATCACGGGCGTCTACCACTCGCACGCCGACGCCGGCCCCTACTTCTCGACCGTCGACCAGGAGTTCGCGTCACAGCCTGGCTTCCCGTTTCCGGACGCGCAGCACATCGTGATCTCGGTGCTCGAAGGCCTCGTGAAGGAAGTCGCTGCGTTCGCGTCGGACGATTCGCCAGCCGGCTTCACGGGCCGGCTGCTGGTGGCGGAGGAAGTGCAATGA
- a CDS encoding ATP-binding cassette domain-containing protein gives MTLRLSSVMRRFGARVVFDGVDLELRAGDRVGLVGPNGAGKTSLLRIAAGVDPADGGERALGRGERVGYLRQEIDLATHATVREEALSAFAAIDALEREMRELDARMAEHGELPAHLAERYDQLHTRFDRAGGFSREARADAVLEGLGFGEDARARKLATFSGGWVMRVELAKLLLAEPDVLLLDEPTNHLDLPSLEWFDETLAAFPGGVILISHDRAFLHRHTTRIAELRDAKFALYPCGYDAYLERKQQRLLELEAAAANQQRQIAHVEQFIDRFRYKASKAKQVQSRVKALDKIERVEVPEEKKRRMRLRIPEPARSGAIPVALKGVHKSYGETLVYAGVDFALKRGEKLALVGPNGAGKSTLLRMLAGVLPFERGARELGHNAQVAFYAQHQLETLSPERTLLAELESVASFDDIPRLRSHLGAFLFSGDDVQKKVSVLSGGEKARLALAKMLLRPSNTLVLDEPTNHLDVEACEVLESALADYGGTLVFISHDRDFVNALATRVVEVRGGKLREFLGNYDAYLTKLREDAERAAATAAPSAAGTNGTTAPPASDAQRTREERKARERTERKIARLEEQIGEKEAQVEELGARLGDADIYSDYERVREIEAERDALKYEVAGLYAQWEALAAELEAADAR, from the coding sequence ATGACCTTGCGGCTCAGCAGCGTGATGCGGCGTTTCGGCGCGCGCGTCGTCTTCGACGGCGTCGACCTCGAGCTGCGCGCGGGGGACCGCGTCGGGCTCGTCGGCCCGAACGGCGCGGGCAAGACCTCGCTGCTGCGCATCGCGGCCGGCGTGGATCCGGCGGACGGGGGCGAGCGCGCGCTCGGACGCGGCGAGCGCGTCGGCTACTTGCGGCAAGAGATCGACCTCGCGACGCACGCGACGGTGCGTGAAGAGGCGCTCAGCGCGTTCGCTGCGATCGATGCGCTCGAGCGCGAGATGCGCGAGCTCGACGCACGCATGGCGGAGCACGGCGAGCTGCCCGCGCACCTGGCCGAGCGCTACGACCAGCTGCACACGCGCTTCGACCGCGCGGGCGGCTTCTCGCGCGAGGCGCGCGCGGACGCGGTGCTCGAGGGCCTCGGCTTTGGCGAGGACGCGCGCGCGCGCAAGCTCGCGACGTTCAGCGGCGGCTGGGTGATGCGCGTCGAGCTCGCGAAGCTGCTGCTCGCCGAGCCCGACGTGCTGTTGTTGGACGAGCCCACGAACCACCTCGACCTGCCCTCGCTCGAATGGTTCGACGAGACGCTCGCCGCGTTTCCTGGCGGCGTGATCCTGATCTCTCACGACCGCGCGTTTCTGCACCGACACACCACGCGCATCGCCGAGCTGCGCGACGCGAAGTTCGCGCTCTACCCGTGCGGCTACGACGCCTACCTCGAGCGCAAGCAGCAACGCCTGCTCGAGCTGGAAGCCGCGGCGGCGAACCAGCAGCGCCAGATCGCTCACGTGGAGCAGTTCATCGACCGCTTCCGGTACAAGGCCTCCAAGGCGAAGCAGGTGCAGAGCCGCGTGAAGGCGCTCGACAAGATCGAGCGCGTCGAGGTGCCCGAGGAGAAGAAGCGTCGCATGCGGCTGCGCATCCCCGAGCCCGCGCGCTCGGGCGCGATCCCGGTGGCGCTGAAGGGCGTGCACAAGAGCTACGGCGAGACGCTCGTGTACGCGGGCGTCGACTTCGCGCTGAAGCGCGGCGAGAAGCTCGCGCTCGTCGGCCCGAACGGCGCGGGCAAGTCGACGCTGCTGCGCATGCTCGCGGGCGTGCTCCCGTTCGAGCGCGGCGCGCGCGAGCTCGGCCACAACGCGCAGGTCGCGTTCTACGCGCAGCACCAGCTCGAGACGCTCTCGCCGGAGCGCACGCTGCTCGCGGAGCTGGAGTCGGTCGCGAGCTTCGACGACATCCCGCGCCTGCGCAGCCATCTCGGCGCGTTCCTGTTCTCGGGCGACGACGTGCAGAAGAAAGTCTCGGTGCTCTCGGGCGGCGAGAAGGCGCGCCTCGCGCTCGCGAAGATGTTGTTACGGCCGAGCAACACGCTCGTGCTCGACGAGCCGACGAACCACCTCGATGTCGAAGCGTGCGAAGTGCTGGAGAGCGCGCTCGCGGACTACGGCGGCACGCTCGTCTTCATCTCGCACGACCGCGATTTCGTGAACGCGCTGGCGACGCGCGTCGTGGAAGTGCGCGGCGGCAAGCTGCGCGAATTCCTCGGCAACTACGACGCCTACCTCACCAAGCTGCGCGAAGACGCCGAGCGCGCAGCCGCCACCGCGGCACCGAGCGCGGCGGGGACGAACGGAACCACGGCGCCCCCAGCGAGCGATGCGCAGCGCACGCGCGAGGAGCGCAAAGCGCGCGAGCGCACGGAGCGAAAGATCGCGCGCCTCGAGGAGCAGATCGGCGAGAAGGAGGCGCAGGTCGAGGAGTTGGGTGCGCGTCTCGGCGACGCCGACATCTACAGCGACTACGAGCGCGTGCGCGAGATCGAGGCCGAGCGCGATGCGCTGAAGTACGAAGTCGCCGGGCTCTACGCGCAGTGGGAGGCGCTCGCGGCCGAGCTCGAAGCGGCGGACGCTCGGTGA
- a CDS encoding glycoside hydrolase family 3 protein — MTDRTLVGEHFMLGFRGLSVPAWLREFAGEFGLGGVILFDRDVQLGGIRNVESPAQVRALCAEVHALPGRPLVFVDQEGGKVRRLKAAAGFCELPSAKAFARLGDAEARACASASCAEMKALGIDFDLAPVVDLDTNPDNPNIGKIERAFSADPREVARCARIYGDAARAAGLGLCVKHFPGLGGARTDSHLALTDLSGLISREQEQLFTALAGELPGRAALFSHGFVREWDAERPASISPVAVARFRAAQPHALLVTDDLQMQGLQGAANTVDAVMQALAAGLDLLCIGNNLLAQADECLAAARQVRARAERDAAFAQQLAASRARIADRKRFAAGP, encoded by the coding sequence ATGACCGACCGAACGCTCGTCGGCGAGCACTTCATGCTCGGGTTTCGCGGGCTCTCGGTGCCGGCGTGGCTGCGCGAGTTCGCGGGCGAGTTCGGGCTCGGCGGCGTGATTCTGTTCGATCGCGACGTGCAGCTGGGCGGCATTCGCAACGTGGAGTCGCCGGCGCAGGTGAGGGCGCTGTGCGCGGAGGTGCACGCGCTGCCGGGCCGGCCGCTGGTGTTCGTCGACCAAGAGGGCGGGAAGGTGCGGCGCCTCAAGGCGGCGGCGGGCTTCTGCGAGCTGCCGAGCGCGAAGGCGTTCGCGCGACTCGGCGATGCGGAGGCGCGCGCGTGTGCGAGTGCGAGCTGTGCGGAGATGAAGGCGCTCGGCATCGACTTCGACCTCGCGCCCGTCGTCGATCTCGACACGAACCCCGACAACCCGAACATCGGCAAGATCGAGCGCGCGTTCTCGGCGGACCCTCGCGAGGTCGCGCGCTGTGCGCGCATCTACGGCGACGCTGCGCGCGCGGCGGGCCTCGGCCTGTGCGTGAAGCACTTCCCCGGCCTAGGCGGGGCGCGCACCGACAGCCATCTCGCGCTCACCGACTTATCAGGGCTGATCTCGCGCGAGCAGGAGCAGCTCTTCACCGCGCTCGCCGGCGAGCTGCCCGGACGAGCGGCGCTCTTCTCGCACGGCTTCGTGCGCGAGTGGGACGCCGAGCGCCCCGCGTCGATCTCGCCCGTCGCCGTCGCGCGCTTCCGCGCCGCGCAGCCGCACGCCCTACTCGTGACGGACGATCTCCAGATGCAGGGCTTGCAAGGCGCCGCGAACACCGTCGACGCCGTGATGCAGGCGCTCGCCGCGGGTCTCGACCTGCTGTGCATCGGCAACAACCTGCTCGCGCAGGCCGACGAGTGCCTCGCAGCCGCGCGCCAGGTGCGCGCCCGCGCCGAGCGCGACGCCGCGTTCGCGCAGCAGCTCGCCGCCTCGCGCGCGCGCATCGCGGACCGGAAGCGCTTCGCGGCAGGTCCATGA
- a CDS encoding sulfate adenylyltransferase yields MTQKDLVPVHGGLEELVDRTVPLTQRKELEREAKELPSITVAKADLATLYRVGDGALSPLEGPMRRDVYQRVLDEKCVLSRGKKYAWGIPLALPVTDAEASAAKGAKAVAARNEAGELVGIVSAPDVFAWDKAQYVERVYLTKRTDHPGARIATDDPRTQLLGGELRVLPQVKHPEYAEFMLSPRMTRAFIRDKKWQRALAFQTRNPLHRAHEYALVCGAERLTAAGHYTGVVLNPLVGELKGDDVPAVMRMRCYRELHGKKLLGQGDKDPAIWARAGYDISEVFELIGLDIKMFYGGPSEALMHAVYRQNYGFSDLVIGRKHADAPYDDGSAIWGDFDAQEIFDKLPGELHTKPVKIGFAAYYESLGRVDLTENHPNEKPYSISGTKLREQLKAGEHPDARIIRPEISEILITAYRQA; encoded by the coding sequence ATGACGCAGAAGGATCTCGTTCCGGTGCACGGCGGGCTCGAAGAGCTCGTGGACCGCACCGTGCCGCTGACGCAGCGCAAGGAGCTCGAGCGCGAGGCGAAGGAGCTGCCCTCGATCACGGTGGCGAAGGCCGACCTCGCGACGCTGTATCGCGTGGGCGACGGCGCGCTCTCGCCGCTCGAGGGCCCGATGCGCCGCGACGTCTATCAGCGCGTGCTCGACGAGAAGTGCGTGCTCTCGCGCGGCAAGAAGTACGCATGGGGCATTCCGCTCGCGCTGCCGGTCACCGATGCCGAGGCGAGCGCTGCGAAGGGCGCGAAGGCCGTGGCGGCGCGCAACGAGGCGGGCGAGCTCGTCGGCATCGTGAGCGCGCCCGACGTGTTCGCGTGGGACAAGGCGCAGTACGTGGAGCGCGTGTACCTGACGAAGCGCACCGACCACCCCGGCGCGCGCATCGCGACCGACGACCCTCGCACGCAGTTGTTGGGCGGCGAGCTGCGCGTGCTGCCGCAGGTGAAGCACCCCGAGTACGCGGAGTTCATGCTGTCGCCGCGCATGACGCGCGCCTTCATCCGCGACAAGAAGTGGCAGCGCGCGCTCGCCTTCCAGACGCGCAACCCGCTGCACCGCGCGCACGAGTACGCGCTCGTGTGCGGCGCCGAGCGCCTCACCGCGGCGGGCCACTACACCGGCGTCGTGCTGAATCCCCTCGTGGGCGAGCTCAAGGGCGACGACGTGCCCGCGGTGATGCGCATGCGCTGCTATCGCGAGCTGCACGGGAAGAAGCTGCTCGGGCAGGGCGACAAGGATCCCGCGATCTGGGCACGGGCGGGCTACGACATCAGCGAGGTGTTCGAGCTGATCGGACTCGACATCAAGATGTTCTACGGCGGCCCGAGCGAGGCGCTGATGCACGCCGTCTACCGCCAGAACTACGGCTTCAGCGATCTGGTGATCGGCCGCAAGCACGCGGACGCGCCCTACGACGACGGCAGCGCGATCTGGGGCGACTTCGATGCCCAGGAGATCTTCGACAAGCTGCCCGGCGAGCTGCACACGAAGCCCGTGAAGATCGGCTTCGCGGCTTATTACGAATCGCTCGGCCGCGTCGACCTCACCGAGAATCACCCGAACGAGAAGCCGTACTCGATCAGCGGGACCAAGCTGCGCGAGCAGCTGAAGGCGGGCGAGCACCCGGATGCGCGCATCATCCGCCCGGAGATCTCGGAGATTCTGATCACGGCGTACCGGCAGGCGTAG